The following are from one region of the Bactrocera oleae isolate idBacOlea1 chromosome 6, idBacOlea1, whole genome shotgun sequence genome:
- the DIP2 gene encoding disco-interacting protein 2 isoform X1: MSANLLENFAALPADVREKLAELDLELSEGDITQKGYEKKRAKLLQPFLIPTNEGNEVLKDVDKCDKPMPPYYNIKTPQPQNPKTVKDGALVSSEGYSYVTEVPSLPSSHQRHSNASKKSEGSHHSMGSGGGGGGSGSGHIERSESSHQHSRQRRTQRKITHNEKRYHSEVRQEAVQQALAALKTRPKPSLPMPSKRSSVLNRSPDRNNDDIDSSTDEESIPEETISPDKEYNYPRDHVSNIMEPIIKPPIRDSSMGGAQNKHKYPERRPPQNLPPLPTSDTSSTESPPTAYMKENTDFTDSKEKHKPYAAPDITQFNNTRHAADRVTRYVNVSQTDLGESDTNGRWKVSAKIQQLLNTLKRPKRRPLPEFYEDNDIELEIAANPKDPNAPKPEGSIMTAVQGEQLAVAAGLPRSLEAALQRYGANSFKSPMATVLDPNGKITTTLTYGKLLSRAQKIAYALSTKIFSKGPEQITLKPGDRVALVYPNNDPLSFITAWYGCMFRGLVPLPIELPLSSSDTPPQQVGFLLSSCGITVALTSEACLKGLPKSATGEIAKLKGWPRLQWFVTEHLPKPPKDFNVGNIRIEDSATAYIEYTTDKEGSVMGVTVTRLAMMNHCRALTMACHYTEGETIVCVLDFKREVGLWHAVLTSVLNGMHVLFIPYALMKLRPSSWMQLITKHRASCCLVKSRDLHWGLLATKDHKDISLSSLRMLLVADGANPWSLSSCDQFLNVFQSKGLRSDAICPCASSSEVFTVSLRRPGRSSTGFSQSATGRGVLSMAALSHGVVRVDSEDSLTSLTLQDCGQVMPAAQMVVVRSEGLPVLCKTDQVGEICVTSGSTGIAYFGLDGLTNTTFKVQPLLEDPDTTKDESTFKPISDEYYVRSGLLGFLGPGGLVFVCGSRDGLMTVTGRKHNADDIIATVLAVEPMRFIYRGRIAVFSIKVLRDERVCVIAEQRPDCSEEESFQWMSRVLQAVDSIHQVGIYCLALVPPNHLPKTPLGGIHLCEARRRFLEGSLHPANVLMCPHTCVTNLPKPREIHQGVQTTTAKISSSGCGITDTSVGPASVMVGNLVQGNRLAIAQGRDIGLSEENERKHQLITGVLRWRANTSPDHIIFTLLNSKGAIAKTLTCSELHKRSEKIAALLQERGRIEPGDHVALIFPPGLDLLCAFYGCLYLAAIPITIRPPHPQNLITTLPTVRMIVDVSKSVIVLSIQPIIKLLKSREAAASIDPKTWPPILDIDDNPKRKLMSIANAPLDSTAYLDFSVSTCGRLSGVNITHRSLSSLCASLKLACELYPSRHVALCLDPYCGLGFAMWTLIGVYSGHHSILIAPYEVETNPSLWLSTLSHYRVRDTFCSYGVIELCTKALSNSIPMLKQRNVDLRCVRTCVVVAEERPRVQLTQQFCKLFQALGLNTRCVSTSFGCRVNPAICVQGASSAESAQVYVDLRALRNNRVALVERGAPNSLCLIESGKLLPGVKVIIANPETKGHCGDSHLGEIWVQSPHNANGYFTIYGDETDYNDHFNAKLVTGATTEVYARTGYLGFLRRTECSQAVSILDETTPSVASRDSDNESLNSMSQLHLNFSSMSTGPQAPSISGDPSSITNVNDQELHDAVYVVGALDEVITLRGMNYHPIDIENSVLRCHKKIAECAVFTWTNLLVVVVELDGNESEALDLVPLVTNTVLEEHQLIVGVVVVVDPGVVPINSRGEKQRMHLRDGFLADQLDPIYVAYNM, from the exons ATGTCTGCGAATTTGTTGGAAAATTTCGCAGCGCTTCCTGCTGATGTACGCGAAAAGTTGGCTGAGCTAGATTTGGAATTATCTGAAG GCGACATAACACAAAAGGGATATGAAAAGAAGCGAGCAAAGTTGTTGCAACCGTTTTTAATACCGACAAATGAAG gAAATGAGGTGCTGAAAGATGTGGATAAATGTGACAAACCCATGCCTCCTTACTATAATATTAAAACGCCGCAACCGCAAAATCCAAAGACTGTGAAAGATGGAGCCTTAGTATCAAGTGAGGGATACAGTTATGTAACTGAAGTTCCCTCACTACCATCATCTCATCAAAGACATTCCAATGCATCTAAAAAGTCAGAAGGCAGCCACCATTCGATGggtagtggtggtggtggtggtggcagtGGTAGTGGCCACATAGAGAGATCCGAGTCAAGCCATCAACATAGTAGGCAACGACGTACACAGCGAAAGATTACACACAATGAAAAACGTTATCATTCCG AAGTGCGACAAGAGGCTGTGCAACAAGCGCTTGCAGCACTGAAAACACGGCCAAAGCCTAGTTTGCCAATGCCATCAAAGAGAAGTTCTGTGCTCAATCGAAGTCCGGACCGCAATAATGATGATATTG attCATCAACGGATGAAGAATCCATTCCTGAGGAAACAATTTCTCCCGACAAGGAGTATAATTATCCGCGTGATCACGTTAGCAATATTATGGAGCCAATTATAAAACCACCCATTCGAGACTCATCAATGGGTGGGGCCCAAAACAAGCATAAATACCCTGAACGGCGACCACCACAGAATTTGCCCCCACTG CCAACTTCAGATACATCCAGCACGGAGTCGCCACCAACAGCTTATATGAAAGAAAATACTGATTTCACTGATAGCAAAGAGAAGCACAAGCCAt atGCCGCACCAGATATTACACAATTCAATAATACTCGCCATGCCGCAGATCGTGTGACGCGCTATGTGAATGTCTCACAAACCGATCTTGGCGAATCGGATACGAATGGCCGTTGGAAAGTATCAGCTAAAATTCAGCAGTTGCTCAATACGCTAAAACGTCCTAAGCGGCGACCATTACCCGAATTTTACGAAGATAACGATATCGAACTCGAAATCGCCGCAAATCCCAAAGATCCAAATGCACCGAAACCCGAGGGTAGTATTATGACCGCTGTACAGGGTGAACAATTGGCGGTGGCAGCGGGTCTGCCACGTTCATTGGAGGCGGCACTGCAGCGTTATGGTGCGAACTCATTTAAATCGCCTATGGCGACGGTACTAGATCCGAATGGAAAAATCACCACTACATTAACATATGGAAAATTATTGTCACGCgcacaaaaaattgcatatgcATTATCAACGAAAATCTTCAGTAAGGGCCCAGAACAGATTACACTTAAGCCCGGTGATCGCGTGGCTTTGGTTTACCCAAACAACGACCCATTGAG tTTCATTACTGCTTGGTATGGCTGCATGTTTCGCGGTCTTGTACCACTGCCAATCGAGTTGCCGCTCTCTAGTTCTGATACACCGCCACAACAGGTAGGCTTTCTGCTTAGTTCATGTGGTATTACGGTGGCGTTGACTTCTGAGGCGTGCCTGAAAGGTTTGCCAAAATCGGCCACTGGTGAGATAGCTAAGTTGAAGGGCTGGCCACGCCTACAGTGGTTTGTAACTGAACATCTGCCAAAACCACCAAAAGACTTCAATGTTGGTAACATACGTATTGAGGACTCGGCCACAGCATACATTGAGTATACAACCGACAAGGAGGGCAGTGTAATGG gtGTCACTGTTACACGTTTGGCTATGATGAACCATTGTCGCGCGCTCACCATGGCTTGCCACTACACCGAAGGTGAAACCATAGTTTGTGTGCTGGATTTTAAGCGCGAAGTTGGCTTATGGCACGCTGTACTCACCTCAGTGTTAAATGGAATGCATGTGCTATTTATACCTTATGCTTTGATGAAATTGCGTCCCTCATCATGGATGCAACTTATCACTAAACATCGTGCTTCCTGTTGTCTGGTGAAGAGTCGTGACTTGCATTGGGGTCTGTTGGCTACAAAAGATCATAAAGACATTTCTTTGTCATCGCTGCGTATGCTACTTGTTGCTGATGGCGCTAATCCATGGTCGCTTTCGTCATGTGATCAATTCTTAAATGTGTTCCAGTCGAAAGGTTTGCGTTCGGATGCGATCTGTCCATGTGCCAGTAGTTCAGAAGTGTTCACAGTATCTCTGCGTCGTCCTGGACGCTCTTCGACCGGTTTTAGTCAGTCAGCAACCGGACGTGGTGTATTATCAATGGCAGCTTTGTCGCATGGTGTGGTGCGTGTGGATAGCGAAGACTCACTAACATCGCTGACACTGCAAGATTGCGGGCAAGTTATGCCCGCTGCACAAATGGTGGTGGTGCGTTCGGAGGGGCTACCAGTGTTATGTAAAACCGATCAAGTTGGCGAAATTTGTGTTACCAGCGGTTCAACGGGTATCGCCTATTTCGGTTTAGACGGTCTAACCAATACGACATTCAAAGTGCAGCCATTACTCGAAGACCCGGATACAACAAAAGATGAATCTACATTTAAACCGATCAGTGATGAGTATTATGTGCGTTCGGGTCTATTAGGTTTCCTCGGACCGGGCGGTTTGGTGTTCGTGTGCGGTTCACGCGACGGTTTAATGACTGTAACGGGACGAAAGCATAATGCAGACGATATTATCGCTACAGTATTAGCTGTGGAACCTATGCGTTTCATATATCGCGGGCGCATTGCCGTTTTCAGTATTAAAGTGTTGCGAGATGAACGTGTTTGTGTTATCGCCGAACAGCGTCCAGATTGCTCCGAAGAGGAAAGTTTCCAATGGATGTCACGTGTATTACAAGCTGTCGATTCCATACACCAAGTGGGTATATACTGTTTAGCGCTCGTGCCACCAAATCATTTGCCGAAAACTCCATTGGGCGGCATTCACTTGTGCGAGGCGCGTCGTCGCTTCCTAGAGGGTTCGCTGCATCCAGCTAATGTGCTAATGTGTCCACACACATGTGTAACTAATCTACCAAAGCCACGTGAAATACATCAAG GTGTGCAAACTACAACTGCAAAAATAAGCTCATCTGGATGTGGTATTACAGACACGTCTGTTGGGCCAGCCTCAGTGATGGTTGGGAATTTAGTGCAGGGCAACCGTTTAGCCATCGCGCAAGGACGGGACATCGGCTTGTCCGAGGAGAATGAACGTAAG CATCAATTAATAACTGGCGTGTTACGTTGGCGTGCAAATACCTCACCGgatcatataatttttacattattgAATTCGAAAG gTGCTATTGCGAAGACTTTGACATGCTCCGAATTGCATAAACGATCTGAGAAAATAGCTgctcttttgcaggaacgaggACGTATTGAACCTGGTGATCATGTTG CTTTAATATTTCCACCCGGCTTGGATTTATTGTGCGCCTTCTATGGGTGTCTCTATTTGGCTGCTATTCCAATCACTATACGACCACCACATCCACAAAATCTTATAACGACCCTACCAACTGTACGCATGATTGTTGATGTCTCGAAGAGTGTTATTGTGCTGTCTATACAACCGATAATAAAATTGCTGAAATCACGCGAAGCAGCTGCCTCCATCGATCCGAAGACCTGGCCACCCATATTGGACATTGATGACAATCCAAAACGGAAATTAATGTCAATTGCGAATGCACCGTTAGACTCGACGGCATACTTGGACTTTAGTGTATCCACTTGTGGACGCTTAAGTGGTGTTAACATCACGCATCG TTCTCTTTCTAGTCTTTGCGCAAGTTTGAAATTAGCCTGCGAATTATATCCTTCACGTCACGTTGCTCTCTGCCTGGATCCATATTGTGGTCTGGGCTTCGCTATGTGGACCTTAATTGGTGTGTATAGCGGTCATCATTCGATACTCATTGCACCCTACGAAGTCGAAACGAATCCCAGTTTGTGGCTATCCACACTATCGCATTATCGTGTGCGTGACACCTTCTGTTCGTATGGCGTCATCGAGTTGTGCACAAAAGCGCTCAGCAATTCCATACCGATGCTCAAGCAACGTAACGTCGACTTGCGTTGTGTGCGCACATGCGTGGTGGTGGCTGAGGAGCGTCCGCGCGTACAATTGACACAACAATTTTGTAAACTCTTCCAAGCGCTCGGCTTGAATACGCGCTGTGTGTCCACCTCGTTTGGTTGTCGGGTCAATCCAGCAATTTGTGTACAAGGCGCCAGCTCGGCGGAGAGCGCACAGGTCTATGTAGATCTGCGTGCGTTGCGCAATAACCGTGTGGCGCTGGTGGAGCGCGGTGCACCGAACTCATTGTGTCTCATCGAATCGGGCAAACTGTTGCCTGGCGTGAAAGTGATCATTGCCAATCCGGAGACGAAGGGACACTGTGGAGACTCGCACTTGGGTGAGATTTGG GTGCAATCACCACACAACGCTAATGGTTACTTCACCATTTATGGCGATGAAACCGACTATAACGATCATTTCAATGCGAAACTAGTGACCGGCGCGACAACCGAAGTCTACGCACGTACTGGCTACTTGGGCTTCTTGCGACGCACCGAATGCTCGCAAGCCGTTTCGATTTTAGACGAAACCACGCCCAGTGTGGCTAGCCGTGATAGCGACAATGAATCGCTCAATTCGATGAGTCAGTTACACTTGAATTTCTCTTCGATGTCGACGGGACCGCAAGCGCCCAGCATCAGCGGTGATCCCAGCTCAATAACTAATGTCAATGATCAGGAGCTACACGATGCTGTTTATGTGGTGGGCGCTTTGGATGAGGTCATTACATTGCGTGGCATGAACTATCATCCCATTGATATAGAAAATTCGGTGTTGAGGTGTCATAAAAAAATCGCTGAGTG tGCTGTCTTCACCTGGACCAATttattggttgttgttgttgagctAGATGGCAATGAATCTGAAGCATTGGACTTGGTACCGTTAGTAACTAATACAGTCTTAGAAGAACACCAATTGATTGTTGGCGTTGTCGTAGTAGTCGATCCAG GTGTTGTGCCCATCAATAGTCGCGGCGAAAAACAACGAATGCATTTACGTGATGGCTTTTTGGCTGATCAACTTGACCCCATATATGTTGCATACAATATGTAA
- the DIP2 gene encoding disco-interacting protein 2 isoform X2 produces the protein MSANLLENFAALPADVREKLAELDLELSEGDITQKGYEKKRAKLLQPFLIPTNEGNEVLKDVDKCDKPMPPYYNIKTPQPQNPKTVKDGALVSSEGYSYVTEVPSLPSSHQRHSNASKKSEGSHHSMGSGGGGGGSGSGHIERSESSHQHSRQRRTQRKITHNEKRYHSEVRQEAVQQALAALKTRPKPSLPMPSKRSSVLNRSPDRNNDDIDSSTDEESIPEETISPDKEYNYPRDHVSNIMEPIIKPPIRDSSMGGAQNKHKYPERRPPQNLPPLPTSDTSSTESPPTAYMKENTDFTDSKEKHKPYAAPDITQFNNTRHAADRVTRYVNVSQTDLGESDTNGRWKVSAKIQQLLNTLKRPKRRPLPEFYEDNDIELEIAANPKDPNAPKPEGSIMTAVQGEQLAVAAGLPRSLEAALQRYGANSFKSPMATVLDPNGKITTTLTYGKLLSRAQKIAYALSTKIFSKGPEQITLKPGDRVALVYPNNDPLSFITAWYGCMFRGLVPLPIELPLSSSDTPPQQVGFLLSSCGITVALTSEACLKGLPKSATGEIAKLKGWPRLQWFVTEHLPKPPKDFNVGNIRIEDSATAYIEYTTDKEGSVMGVTVTRLAMMNHCRALTMACHYTEGETIVCVLDFKREVGLWHAVLTSVLNGMHVLFIPYALMKLRPSSWMQLITKHRASCCLVKSRDLHWGLLATKDHKDISLSSLRMLLVADGANPWSLSSCDQFLNVFQSKGLRSDAICPCASSSEVFTVSLRRPGRSSTGFSQSATGRGVLSMAALSHGVVRVDSEDSLTSLTLQDCGQVMPAAQMVVVRSEGLPVLCKTDQVGEICVTSGSTGIAYFGLDGLTNTTFKVQPLLEDPDTTKDESTFKPISDEYYVRSGLLGFLGPGGLVFVCGSRDGLMTVTGRKHNADDIIATVLAVEPMRFIYRGRIAVFSIKVLRDERVCVIAEQRPDCSEEESFQWMSRVLQAVDSIHQVGIYCLALVPPNHLPKTPLGGIHLCEARRRFLEGSLHPANVLMCPHTCVTNLPKPREIHQDTSVGPASVMVGNLVQGNRLAIAQGRDIGLSEENERKHQLITGVLRWRANTSPDHIIFTLLNSKGAIAKTLTCSELHKRSEKIAALLQERGRIEPGDHVALIFPPGLDLLCAFYGCLYLAAIPITIRPPHPQNLITTLPTVRMIVDVSKSVIVLSIQPIIKLLKSREAAASIDPKTWPPILDIDDNPKRKLMSIANAPLDSTAYLDFSVSTCGRLSGVNITHRSLSSLCASLKLACELYPSRHVALCLDPYCGLGFAMWTLIGVYSGHHSILIAPYEVETNPSLWLSTLSHYRVRDTFCSYGVIELCTKALSNSIPMLKQRNVDLRCVRTCVVVAEERPRVQLTQQFCKLFQALGLNTRCVSTSFGCRVNPAICVQGASSAESAQVYVDLRALRNNRVALVERGAPNSLCLIESGKLLPGVKVIIANPETKGHCGDSHLGEIWVQSPHNANGYFTIYGDETDYNDHFNAKLVTGATTEVYARTGYLGFLRRTECSQAVSILDETTPSVASRDSDNESLNSMSQLHLNFSSMSTGPQAPSISGDPSSITNVNDQELHDAVYVVGALDEVITLRGMNYHPIDIENSVLRCHKKIAECAVFTWTNLLVVVVELDGNESEALDLVPLVTNTVLEEHQLIVGVVVVVDPGVVPINSRGEKQRMHLRDGFLADQLDPIYVAYNM, from the exons ATGTCTGCGAATTTGTTGGAAAATTTCGCAGCGCTTCCTGCTGATGTACGCGAAAAGTTGGCTGAGCTAGATTTGGAATTATCTGAAG GCGACATAACACAAAAGGGATATGAAAAGAAGCGAGCAAAGTTGTTGCAACCGTTTTTAATACCGACAAATGAAG gAAATGAGGTGCTGAAAGATGTGGATAAATGTGACAAACCCATGCCTCCTTACTATAATATTAAAACGCCGCAACCGCAAAATCCAAAGACTGTGAAAGATGGAGCCTTAGTATCAAGTGAGGGATACAGTTATGTAACTGAAGTTCCCTCACTACCATCATCTCATCAAAGACATTCCAATGCATCTAAAAAGTCAGAAGGCAGCCACCATTCGATGggtagtggtggtggtggtggtggcagtGGTAGTGGCCACATAGAGAGATCCGAGTCAAGCCATCAACATAGTAGGCAACGACGTACACAGCGAAAGATTACACACAATGAAAAACGTTATCATTCCG AAGTGCGACAAGAGGCTGTGCAACAAGCGCTTGCAGCACTGAAAACACGGCCAAAGCCTAGTTTGCCAATGCCATCAAAGAGAAGTTCTGTGCTCAATCGAAGTCCGGACCGCAATAATGATGATATTG attCATCAACGGATGAAGAATCCATTCCTGAGGAAACAATTTCTCCCGACAAGGAGTATAATTATCCGCGTGATCACGTTAGCAATATTATGGAGCCAATTATAAAACCACCCATTCGAGACTCATCAATGGGTGGGGCCCAAAACAAGCATAAATACCCTGAACGGCGACCACCACAGAATTTGCCCCCACTG CCAACTTCAGATACATCCAGCACGGAGTCGCCACCAACAGCTTATATGAAAGAAAATACTGATTTCACTGATAGCAAAGAGAAGCACAAGCCAt atGCCGCACCAGATATTACACAATTCAATAATACTCGCCATGCCGCAGATCGTGTGACGCGCTATGTGAATGTCTCACAAACCGATCTTGGCGAATCGGATACGAATGGCCGTTGGAAAGTATCAGCTAAAATTCAGCAGTTGCTCAATACGCTAAAACGTCCTAAGCGGCGACCATTACCCGAATTTTACGAAGATAACGATATCGAACTCGAAATCGCCGCAAATCCCAAAGATCCAAATGCACCGAAACCCGAGGGTAGTATTATGACCGCTGTACAGGGTGAACAATTGGCGGTGGCAGCGGGTCTGCCACGTTCATTGGAGGCGGCACTGCAGCGTTATGGTGCGAACTCATTTAAATCGCCTATGGCGACGGTACTAGATCCGAATGGAAAAATCACCACTACATTAACATATGGAAAATTATTGTCACGCgcacaaaaaattgcatatgcATTATCAACGAAAATCTTCAGTAAGGGCCCAGAACAGATTACACTTAAGCCCGGTGATCGCGTGGCTTTGGTTTACCCAAACAACGACCCATTGAG tTTCATTACTGCTTGGTATGGCTGCATGTTTCGCGGTCTTGTACCACTGCCAATCGAGTTGCCGCTCTCTAGTTCTGATACACCGCCACAACAGGTAGGCTTTCTGCTTAGTTCATGTGGTATTACGGTGGCGTTGACTTCTGAGGCGTGCCTGAAAGGTTTGCCAAAATCGGCCACTGGTGAGATAGCTAAGTTGAAGGGCTGGCCACGCCTACAGTGGTTTGTAACTGAACATCTGCCAAAACCACCAAAAGACTTCAATGTTGGTAACATACGTATTGAGGACTCGGCCACAGCATACATTGAGTATACAACCGACAAGGAGGGCAGTGTAATGG gtGTCACTGTTACACGTTTGGCTATGATGAACCATTGTCGCGCGCTCACCATGGCTTGCCACTACACCGAAGGTGAAACCATAGTTTGTGTGCTGGATTTTAAGCGCGAAGTTGGCTTATGGCACGCTGTACTCACCTCAGTGTTAAATGGAATGCATGTGCTATTTATACCTTATGCTTTGATGAAATTGCGTCCCTCATCATGGATGCAACTTATCACTAAACATCGTGCTTCCTGTTGTCTGGTGAAGAGTCGTGACTTGCATTGGGGTCTGTTGGCTACAAAAGATCATAAAGACATTTCTTTGTCATCGCTGCGTATGCTACTTGTTGCTGATGGCGCTAATCCATGGTCGCTTTCGTCATGTGATCAATTCTTAAATGTGTTCCAGTCGAAAGGTTTGCGTTCGGATGCGATCTGTCCATGTGCCAGTAGTTCAGAAGTGTTCACAGTATCTCTGCGTCGTCCTGGACGCTCTTCGACCGGTTTTAGTCAGTCAGCAACCGGACGTGGTGTATTATCAATGGCAGCTTTGTCGCATGGTGTGGTGCGTGTGGATAGCGAAGACTCACTAACATCGCTGACACTGCAAGATTGCGGGCAAGTTATGCCCGCTGCACAAATGGTGGTGGTGCGTTCGGAGGGGCTACCAGTGTTATGTAAAACCGATCAAGTTGGCGAAATTTGTGTTACCAGCGGTTCAACGGGTATCGCCTATTTCGGTTTAGACGGTCTAACCAATACGACATTCAAAGTGCAGCCATTACTCGAAGACCCGGATACAACAAAAGATGAATCTACATTTAAACCGATCAGTGATGAGTATTATGTGCGTTCGGGTCTATTAGGTTTCCTCGGACCGGGCGGTTTGGTGTTCGTGTGCGGTTCACGCGACGGTTTAATGACTGTAACGGGACGAAAGCATAATGCAGACGATATTATCGCTACAGTATTAGCTGTGGAACCTATGCGTTTCATATATCGCGGGCGCATTGCCGTTTTCAGTATTAAAGTGTTGCGAGATGAACGTGTTTGTGTTATCGCCGAACAGCGTCCAGATTGCTCCGAAGAGGAAAGTTTCCAATGGATGTCACGTGTATTACAAGCTGTCGATTCCATACACCAAGTGGGTATATACTGTTTAGCGCTCGTGCCACCAAATCATTTGCCGAAAACTCCATTGGGCGGCATTCACTTGTGCGAGGCGCGTCGTCGCTTCCTAGAGGGTTCGCTGCATCCAGCTAATGTGCTAATGTGTCCACACACATGTGTAACTAATCTACCAAAGCCACGTGAAATACATCAAG ACACGTCTGTTGGGCCAGCCTCAGTGATGGTTGGGAATTTAGTGCAGGGCAACCGTTTAGCCATCGCGCAAGGACGGGACATCGGCTTGTCCGAGGAGAATGAACGTAAG CATCAATTAATAACTGGCGTGTTACGTTGGCGTGCAAATACCTCACCGgatcatataatttttacattattgAATTCGAAAG gTGCTATTGCGAAGACTTTGACATGCTCCGAATTGCATAAACGATCTGAGAAAATAGCTgctcttttgcaggaacgaggACGTATTGAACCTGGTGATCATGTTG CTTTAATATTTCCACCCGGCTTGGATTTATTGTGCGCCTTCTATGGGTGTCTCTATTTGGCTGCTATTCCAATCACTATACGACCACCACATCCACAAAATCTTATAACGACCCTACCAACTGTACGCATGATTGTTGATGTCTCGAAGAGTGTTATTGTGCTGTCTATACAACCGATAATAAAATTGCTGAAATCACGCGAAGCAGCTGCCTCCATCGATCCGAAGACCTGGCCACCCATATTGGACATTGATGACAATCCAAAACGGAAATTAATGTCAATTGCGAATGCACCGTTAGACTCGACGGCATACTTGGACTTTAGTGTATCCACTTGTGGACGCTTAAGTGGTGTTAACATCACGCATCG TTCTCTTTCTAGTCTTTGCGCAAGTTTGAAATTAGCCTGCGAATTATATCCTTCACGTCACGTTGCTCTCTGCCTGGATCCATATTGTGGTCTGGGCTTCGCTATGTGGACCTTAATTGGTGTGTATAGCGGTCATCATTCGATACTCATTGCACCCTACGAAGTCGAAACGAATCCCAGTTTGTGGCTATCCACACTATCGCATTATCGTGTGCGTGACACCTTCTGTTCGTATGGCGTCATCGAGTTGTGCACAAAAGCGCTCAGCAATTCCATACCGATGCTCAAGCAACGTAACGTCGACTTGCGTTGTGTGCGCACATGCGTGGTGGTGGCTGAGGAGCGTCCGCGCGTACAATTGACACAACAATTTTGTAAACTCTTCCAAGCGCTCGGCTTGAATACGCGCTGTGTGTCCACCTCGTTTGGTTGTCGGGTCAATCCAGCAATTTGTGTACAAGGCGCCAGCTCGGCGGAGAGCGCACAGGTCTATGTAGATCTGCGTGCGTTGCGCAATAACCGTGTGGCGCTGGTGGAGCGCGGTGCACCGAACTCATTGTGTCTCATCGAATCGGGCAAACTGTTGCCTGGCGTGAAAGTGATCATTGCCAATCCGGAGACGAAGGGACACTGTGGAGACTCGCACTTGGGTGAGATTTGG GTGCAATCACCACACAACGCTAATGGTTACTTCACCATTTATGGCGATGAAACCGACTATAACGATCATTTCAATGCGAAACTAGTGACCGGCGCGACAACCGAAGTCTACGCACGTACTGGCTACTTGGGCTTCTTGCGACGCACCGAATGCTCGCAAGCCGTTTCGATTTTAGACGAAACCACGCCCAGTGTGGCTAGCCGTGATAGCGACAATGAATCGCTCAATTCGATGAGTCAGTTACACTTGAATTTCTCTTCGATGTCGACGGGACCGCAAGCGCCCAGCATCAGCGGTGATCCCAGCTCAATAACTAATGTCAATGATCAGGAGCTACACGATGCTGTTTATGTGGTGGGCGCTTTGGATGAGGTCATTACATTGCGTGGCATGAACTATCATCCCATTGATATAGAAAATTCGGTGTTGAGGTGTCATAAAAAAATCGCTGAGTG tGCTGTCTTCACCTGGACCAATttattggttgttgttgttgagctAGATGGCAATGAATCTGAAGCATTGGACTTGGTACCGTTAGTAACTAATACAGTCTTAGAAGAACACCAATTGATTGTTGGCGTTGTCGTAGTAGTCGATCCAG GTGTTGTGCCCATCAATAGTCGCGGCGAAAAACAACGAATGCATTTACGTGATGGCTTTTTGGCTGATCAACTTGACCCCATATATGTTGCATACAATATGTAA